One Methanobacteriaceae archaeon genomic window, TTAATTGAAATAAATGAAATTTAGGTGATAAAATGAAATATTTAAAGATTTTAATAATAGTATTAACATTATTTTTAACAATGAGTGCAGTATCATCTCATGGAGTTGACATAACCTCCGATACAATGGTAGTTGCTAATGAAACAAATGGAAAAATGACTAAGAGTATTGCAGATTCAAATAATATGAACATTAGTGTTTATAAATTTACATCAGAAGATGAAATTTTACATACACTTGAACACAGTATAAACAATACCAATAAAAGAATTTTATTTGTCGCGTATCAAGATATAGCTCATGATTTTTTAAAACAACATCCTGATTTATCCAATAGAATAATCATTGTCGATGATGTAAATGAAAATACTACTCTAGAAGGACTCAAAACCATTATCAATACAAATGAAGCTACAAATAATGAAAGTAATTTTGCGATTCCATTAGTCACCGGTATCATAATTGGTATTTTTATAGGAATAGCTTGTGGAGTCTTTATTATGAAAAAAAAAGAATTAGAATAATATTCTAATTCCACCTTCTTTTTTTAAAACTACATATATATTTATAATATCTAAAAAACAAAATATCATTTAATTGGGGATAATTTATGAAGTTCGGGAAAGGTATTGTAAAAAAATATTCAAGAGAATATAACAGGACATTGAAGAATGGTGAAAAGAAGAAATATAAAACAGAACAAATTCAGATTACCGTTCCGAAAAATGAAGACATTTATACAAACAAAGAAGAAGTTCTAATTATCCCAAGTTCTGAAATTGAAGATTTTAAAAGTAGAGAAGAAGAAAACGACTTTTTAAAAGCCGCTAATTATCTTTACGTTATGGAAGTAGAAAAATTAAATGAGGAAATAGATATGAATAAAAACTCTACTTTGAAATATGAAAGTGAGATTGAAGAGTTAAAAAGTGAAATAGCTTCTTTAAAAACTATTGAAGAAGAAAATGTTGAACAAATCAAACAGGAAAACGAAGAAATTAAAGATAAACATACCAAATTGATTATCGAAAACGAAAACCTGAAAACCAAGTTCACCAACATGAAAACTGAACATGAAAACTTAAAGAGCAAACATTCCAGAATTAAAGAAGAAAACGAACACCTCAAAAGCAAATGTTCTACTTTAAAAGATGAGCACACTTCAATTAAGGACAGCTACGATAAAGTTTCAGTTAAATACGACCAGTTAAAACAAGAAAACCTCAACACTAAAACCAGTTATGCTGAAATTTTTGAAATCAACGAAGGCTTAGAAAAAGACTATGAAGAACTTCGTTTAGAATATAATGATCTAGTTGATAAAATAAATGAATTAGAAGAAGAATTATATAAAATTAGATCAGTTAAAAGTCACGATGAATACATCGCTAATAAAGTTAAAGAATTTATTTTAAAAAGTGGAGATTAAAGAGTTTTATAATCATCTTGAAACTCTGGATTCCATCTTTTAAGACTTGGAATAACCAAGGCTGTAATACCGGTTGCTTGTGTTTCAGGCAATCTCGGATTTTTTTCCATCATTTCTAATGTTTTTCTTGTTATCATTTCAGAAAGAGTTATATCTGGCTCTGTAAATTCACCATTCTGATAACAATCTATACAATAATCTGAATTTA contains:
- a CDS encoding zinc ribbon domain-containing protein translates to MVFCNSCGRPIVKEDYGTNKDGSLNSDYCIDCYQNGEFTEPDITLSEMITRKTLEMMEKNPRLPETQATGITALVIPSLKRWNPEFQDDYKTL
- a CDS encoding phosphoserine phosphatase, whose product is MKFGKGIVKKYSREYNRTLKNGEKKKYKTEQIQITVPKNEDIYTNKEEVLIIPSSEIEDFKSREEENDFLKAANYLYVMEVEKLNEEIDMNKNSTLKYESEIEELKSEIASLKTIEEENVEQIKQENEEIKDKHTKLIIENENLKTKFTNMKTEHENLKSKHSRIKEENEHLKSKCSTLKDEHTSIKDSYDKVSVKYDQLKQENLNTKTSYAEIFEINEGLEKDYEELRLEYNDLVDKINELEEELYKIRSVKSHDEYIANKVKEFILKSGD